One Leishmania panamensis strain MHOM/PA/94/PSC-1 chromosome 24 sequence genomic region harbors:
- a CDS encoding malic enzyme, putative (TriTrypDB/GeneDB-style sysID: LpmP.24.0750) translates to MFAKSMFHLTGASKRSVRGVDYLRNRFTNKGTAFTAAERSHMNVEGLLPPSVETLDDQVERYWDQLNRFNEPINRYQLLRNVQNTNVTLYYAILTRYLKQTLPIVYTPTVGEACQYYGDLYQKDHGLYLDVANKGKVRKMIQNLRKTNIDVIVITDGSRILGLGDLGANGIGISIGKCSLYVAAGGVKPSRALPVVMDVGTNNINLRNNPLYLGLRKPRCSDADFYALLDEFMEAVKSTWPSAVVQFEDFSNNHCFDMLERYQRKYRCFNDDIQGTGAVIAAGFHTAVKLSTIPIDQQRIVFFGAGSAATGVAESIADLATVIGAKREDTKKSAFFVDSMGMVATNRGDKLAKHKLEWARTDIPDADIAGLRTLDDVVRYVRPTALIGLGATGNVFSREMVEFMHSYCPHPIIFPLSNPSSKAEIVPANAYKWTNGNAIVASGSPFPETVVNGRTLKPSQGNNLYIFPGVGLGCCIAQPPYIPQEVLVAAAACLSTLVTPDDLAKGQLYPPIEDVRRVSREVAVACIQKLQAMGMAKEGLPDNRPDLMKVVKQAFWEPHYMPESYYLEKELIC, encoded by the coding sequence ATGTTTGCAAAGTCGATGTTTCACCTGACGGGGGCGTCGAAACGCTCAGTGCGCGGTGTAGATTACCTTCGCAACCGCTTCACCAATAAGGGCACAGCCTTTACTGCTGCAGAGCGGAGTCACATGAATGTGGAGGggttgctgccgccgtctgtCGAGACCCTTGACGACCAGGTGGAGCGATACTGGGATCAGCTGAACCGCTTCAACGAGCCAATCAACCGCTACCAGCTGCTCCGCAATGTGCAGAACACAAACGTCACCCTCTACTACGCCATCCTGACGCGGTACCTGAAGCAGACACTCCCGATTGTGTACACGCCGACCGTCGGCGAGGCTTGCCAGTACTACGGGGACCTCTATCAGAAGGACCACGGACTGTACCTCGACGTCGCCAACAAAGGCAAGGTGAGGAAGATGATTCAGAACCTTCGAAAGACAAACATCGATGTCATCGTCATCACCGACGGCTCCCGCATTCTCGGCCTGGGCGACCTCGGCGCTAACGGCATCGGCATCAGCATCGGCAAGTGCTCCCTGTACGTTGCTGCCGGTGGCGTAAAGCCGAGCCGCGCACTGCCGGTCGTCATGGACGTCGGCACTAACAACATCAATCTCCGAAACAACCCGCTTTACCTCGGTTTGCGCAAGCCGCGCTGTAGCGACGCCGACTTTTATGCTCTGCTGGACGAGTTCATGGAAGCTGTGAAGTCCACTTGGCCCTCTGCCGTGGTGCAGTTTGAAGACTTCAGCAACAACCACTGCTTCGACATGCTGGAGCGATACCAGAGGAAGTACCGCTGCTTCAACGACGACATCCAgggcaccggcgccgtcatcgccgctggCTTCCACACGGCGGTGAAGCTAAGCACGATCCCCATTgatcagcagcgcatcgtctTCTTCGGTGCGGGCTCCGCTGCGACCGGTGTGGCGGAGAGCATCGCCGATCTCGCCACGGTGATaggggcgaagagggaggacaCTAAGAAAAGCGCCTTCTTCGTCGACTCGATGGGCATGGTGGCCACTAACCGCGGCGACAAGCTGGCCAAGCACAAGCTGGAATGGGCCCGCACCGACATCCCCGATGCAGACATCGCAGGACTCAGGACCCTCGACGACGTTGTGCGCTACGTGCGCCCGACAGCGCTCATCGGCCTCGGCGCCACCGGCAACGTCTTTTCGCGCGAAATGGTGGAGTTTATGCACTCGTACTGCCCACACCCAATCATCTTCCCGCTGTCAAATCCATCCAGCAAAGCCGAAATTGTGCCGGCGAACGCATACAAGTGGACGAACGGTAACGCCATCGTTGCCTCGGGCAGCCCCTTCCCTGAAACGGTCGTCAACGGCCGCACGCTGAAGCCATCCCAAGGCAACAATCTGTACATCTTCCCTGGCGTCGGCCTCGGCTGCTGTATTGCTCAGCCTCCGTACATcccgcaggaggtgctggtggcagcagcagcctgccTAAGCACGCTGGTCACGCCGGACGACCTCGCCAAAGGGCAGCTGTACCCGCCTATCGAAGATGTGCGGCGCGTATCGCGTGAGGTGGCCGTGGCGTGTATTcagaagctgcaggcgatgggGATGGCCAAGGAGGGCCTGCCAGACAACCGCCCAGACCTGATGAAAGTGGTGAAGCAGGCGTTCTGGGAGCCGCACTACATGCCTGAGAGCTACTacctggagaaggagctCATTTGCTAA
- a CDS encoding hypothetical protein (TriTrypDB/GeneDB-style sysID: LpmP.24.0760) — MSQNCRSAYDVLARMSDEEDDDVPEDLELTFVPASKRSGLATSRVVGHHASSSTPCTLTSSTGSSATVRDLKPRSETVYEQERNARVRQLLAERQGTTQDVAFSLDMFEAPLQGPYTGANYPGMTGPSASPSPSALYSREGQPPGLSQYRGRGGAEGSGKVGSGGGGGPRRYRMPNPNMSEEEQTRYIRHRRNMAVIRNALREVDPDTLEYMQVTQAPDPLPLSRDRDGFPRPHSIANRGRGSFDIGSARSTSSYRGGGGGCGMRGRGGNGFSSYSAGRGAGSPRGDGIGRGGGGGGSSAPFSPY, encoded by the coding sequence ATGAGCCAAAATTGCAGGTCCGCTTACGACGTGCTAGCCCGCATGtcagacgaggaggatgacgacGTGCCAGAGGACCTAGAGCTGACATTCGTGCCTGCCTCCAAGCGATCTGGGCTGGCGACGTCACGTGTCGTCGGCCACCACGCTAGCAGTTCGACACCTTGCACGCTGACCTCCTCGACGGGTAGCAGCGCCACGGTCAGAGACCTTAAGCCACGCTCAGAGACGGTCTACGAGCAGGAACGGAATGCCAGGGTTCGTCAGCTTCTCGCCGAGCGTCAGGGCACAACGCAAGACGTCGCCTTTTCGCTGGATATGTTTGAAGCACCGCTACAGGGCCCATACACTGGGGCTAACTATCCGGGGATGACAGGCCCTTCCGCCTCACCGTCTCCGTCTGCGCTGTACAGCCGGGAAGGTCAGCCGCCGGGCCTCTCGCAGTACcgcggccgtggcggcgcagaggGCAGTGGGAAAGTAGGAtctggtggtggaggcggcccCCGCCGGTACCGGATGCCGAATCCGAACATGTCGGAGGAGGAACAGACGCGCTACATTCGGCACCGCCGCAACATGGCTGTCATCCGCAACGCACTGCGCGAAGTTGATCCCGACACGCTCGAGTATATGCAGGTGACCCAGGCACCAGATCCGCTACCCCTCAGCAGAGACCGTGACGGCTTCCCAAGACCCCACTCTATCGCCAACCGTGGCCGCGGTAGCTTCGACATTGGCAGTGCTCGTAGCACGTCGTCGTACCgcggcgggggcggcggttGTGGAATGCGCGGCCGCGGTGGGAACGGCTTCTCATCTTACTCTGCCGGCCGTGGTGCAGGCAGCCCTCGGGGCGATGGAAtcggccgcggtggtggtggcggcggcagctcagCACCCTTCAGTCCCTATTAG
- a CDS encoding hypothetical protein (TriTrypDB/GeneDB-style sysID: LpmP.24.0770) yields the protein MNSSGDAPPHKRLASEQFKRDNDTHVGAREHTNGASALSARARFLRELEQYASDDDDYGGNMGTTVASAGPVRRMGHANGAPQSSSACPRAPTTHAATPSVGLPSRADFFFGEEGDVHDEADEDAVGDDAVGNTAPAASSTSFFTGASTNTSDTNGGSAAPSRVGMQLLHRMHALNTSSDHRRSARDAAANPAATGEKGVHHIPFTQTSSGDFTVVHTYVPLSTGGFLSTANAAHDTMEGHQVRIGDILSLRKPLSGADPSPSHAVTSTTTSSPPTSTAPSTLTTDSAVAAVAQKVMSHFRSAASLTPEERKYGRQLTADMMHSLFEVTRVDQQGRSIEALFLDGTRAKVSFFEVRPAGYVEQRMYAVWKADPASRPVTIIHSNASTPTTPSAPNGAVVPSSSPSPALQPPPSVTAAAWWVIPHLLVRLTAEAAGDWCGKKCVVKSVQRNENRIRLTEWVEGSSSGESGSRSVHNSGKLTVAAAEMRELIGVDGLETVVPKKGGRAMVVLGNRRGEMCTIRNRVRGADGELMAVEVEISRTKEVMTLQADELCALAR from the coding sequence ATGAACTCAAGCGGTGATGCTCCGCCGCACAAGCGCCTCGCTTCAGAGCAGTTCAAGCGTGACAACGACACTCATGTCGGTGCTCGAGAACACACCAACGGCGCTTCAGCGCTaagcgcacgtgcacgctTTCTGCGAGAGCTAGAGCAGTACGCGAGTGATGATGACGACTATGGTGGCAACATGGGCACCACTGTCGCTTCTGCAGGGCCGGTACGGCGGATGGGCCACGCCAACGGAGCCCCGCAGAGCAGCTCTGCATGTCCACGGGCACCAACCACGCACGCAGCTACACCGTCTGTCGGCCTACCAAGCAGAGCCGACTTCTTCTTCGGTGAAGAAGGTGACGTGCACGATGAAGCGGACGAGGACGCCGTCGGTGATGATGCGGTGGGGAACACGGCACCTGCTGCCTCGTCAACGAGCTTCTTCACCGGTGCCTCCACCAACACCAGCGACACAaacggtggcagcgcggcaccGTCTCGTGTTGGaatgcagctgctgcatcgcatgCACGCGCTCAACACATCGAgtgaccaccgccgcagcgcccgTGATGCAGCCGCCAACCCCGCTGCAACCGGTGAAAAGGGGGTACACCACATTCCATTCACACAGACGTCATCTGGTGACTTCACGGTTGTTCACACGTATGTGCCACTGAGCACGGGCGGCTTCCTGAGCACGGCCAACGCGGCGCATGACACGATGGAAGGACATCAGGTGCGCATCGGTGatattctctctctgcggAAGCCcctcagcggcgccgaccCATCACCGAGCCACGCAGTGACGAGTACAACTACATCTTCCCCTCCAACTTCAACTGCACCTTCCACCCTCACCACCGActcggcagtggcggcggtcgcGCAGAAGGTGATGAGTCACTTCAGGAGCGCCGCCAGCCTCACCCCCGAGGAGCGGAAGTACGGGCGGCAGCTCACCGCGGACATGATGCATTCCCTCTTTGAGGTGACGCGGGTGGACCAGCAGGGGCGCAGCATCGAGGCGCTCTTCCTGGACGGTACACGCGCGAAAGTGTCCTTCTTCGAGGTGCGGCCGGCAGGGTACGTTGAGCAAAGGATGTACGCGGTGTGGAAGGCCGACCCAGCAAGTCGCCCCGTGACCATCATCCACAGCAACGCATCGACACCAACCACGCCGTCGGCTCCAAACGGAGCCGTGGTGCCGTCCTCTTCGCCATCGCCTGCGCTTCAGCCGCCACCCTCAGTGACCGCCGCGGCGTGGTGGGTAATCCCGCATCTTCTCGTGCGGCTCACGGCGGAGGCAGCCGGTGACTGGTGCGGCAAAAAGTGCGTCGTCAAGTCCGTGCAACGAAACGAAAACCGTATCCGGCTGACGGAatgggtggaggggagcagcagcggtgagaGTGGCAGCAGGAGCGTCCACAACTCCGGTAAGTTAACGGTTGCTGCAGCCGAAATGCGAGAGCTGATAGGGGTGGACGGACTTGAGACAGTGGTCCCTAAGAAGGGTGGCCGTGCCATGGTGGTACTGGGGAACCGGCGAGGCGAGATGTGCACTATCCGAAACCGCGTTCGTGGCGCCGATGGTGAATTGATGGCTGTCGAGGTAGAGATTAGCCGGACAAAGGAGGTGATGACGCTGCAGGCGGACGAGCTGTGTGCCCTGGCGCGATGA
- a CDS encoding hypothetical protein (TriTrypDB/GeneDB-style sysID: LpmP.24.0780): MAVASSSLPSTCIIDATMHFEGRRGRRTFPEKNASQIRFGGAATNSHLEEQEGVVRRQAQAPAPVSWQHQQERPARRPRGPGTTFAAHIEANGFPAAALRRSARVDVAPECLYQYDTSKLHTHKRLTQMPNRVKQCTRTLQLFLQPQEQVARSAAAAAMLGESQDGLLLSSLYPSLQGQAHRRDPRIIVDAARTSSRSVTDSAPHDSATMAACRPCLPWASTEDLDHSPLSREAESADQQWLLEYLDQREFDRLREACHPVERHVDAVVDEDARAQYGQVAVPTLPSGVTPLSFRHVDSANIAAIAPPQRRRAKRRSGGRDDGDGAMYAHPLKSRDRQPWEREYAPEAHTTPPRTRSSHRASVQNVGAEENREVNHDRNSRVDNTSTNTCGEGMYTPNGHCTSSSHPRQIMGPYTSVFDRAEVHQEPPKRATRIVPRTGGVASATPPVPRTSAWFVPLRRDRVVSPTYRSRSGDDVRASYSFREEKVRQADQCQTHASVTSPVLRRSPSFITVPPTVRWSPPPPQRNLSTTAEARPATASSSTSARTRAMVTLHDVCAYQQSRAPSLQQQRHWRPTGSASPSPLVFASSACAQGRDNTAPTLRDVYRALRTSAAVM; encoded by the coding sequence ATGGCGGTCGCATCATCCTCGCTGCCATCGACTTGCATCATCGATGCAACCATGCACTTTGAAGGCCGTCGTGGACGTCGAACATTTCCCGAGAAGAACGCCTCGCAGATTCGGTTTGGGGGCGCTGCCACCAACAGTCATCTAgaagagcaagagggagTGGTGCGGCGACAGGCCCAAGCACCTGCACCGGTCTCatggcagcaccagcaggagCGGCCAGCGCGACGACCGCGCGGCCCGGGGACGACGTTTGCCGCGCACATAGAGGCGAATGGTtttccagctgctgccttgcggcgcagcgcccgCGTCGATGTCGCGCCCGAGTGTTTGTACCAGTATGACACCAGCAAGCTGCACACGCATAAGAGGCTGACTCAGATGCCGAACCGCGTAAAGCAGTGCACCCGCACCCTGCAGCTGTTTCTGCAGCCGCAGGAGCAGGTTGCGCggtctgcagcggctgctgcgatgcTTGGTGAGTCACAGGatgggctgctgctctcttctctctatcCATCTCTGCAGGGACAAGCGCACAGGAGAGACCCACGAATAATTGTCGACGCGGCCAGGACCTCATCCAGGTCAGTTACTGACTCTGCGCCGCATGATAGCGCCACGATGGCTGCCTGTCGTCCTTGCCTTCCCTGGGCGTCTACCGAGGACCTCGACCACTCGCCTCTGTCCAGGGAGGCTGAGTCAGCCGATCAACAGTGGCTGCTAGAGTACCTCGATCAGCGTGAGTTCGATAGGCTGCGTGAGGCATGCCACCCAGTGGAGAGACATGTGGACGCAGTCGTCGATGAGGACGCACGAGCTCAGTACGGTCAAGTTGCCGTCCCCACGCTGCCGTCTGGTGTGACACCGCTGTCTTTCCGCCATGTCGACAGCGCCAACATCGCTGCAATCGCTCCTCCACAGCGGCGTCGAGCAAAAcgtcgcagcggcggacgtgatgacggcgacggcgccatgTATGCACATCCACTGAAAAGCCGTGACCGGCAACCGTGGGAGCGCGAGTATGCGCCCGAAGCGCACACAACTCCCCCTCGCACCCGATCATCCCACCGTGCATCGGTGCAGAATGTGGGCGCAGAGGAGAACAGGGAAGTCAATCACGATCGCAACAGCCGAGTGGATAACACATCCACAAACACTTGTGGCGAAGGCATGTACACGCCTAACGGGCACTGTACCTCCAGCTCACATCCTCGACAAATCATGGGCCCCTACACCAGCGTCTTTGACAGAGCTGAGGTTCACCAAGAACCACCTAAGCGCGCCACTCGTATCGTCCCGCGAACTGGGGGAGTGGCATCAGCCACTCCCCCAGTTCCCCGTACCTCCGCCTGGTTTGTGCCCCTGCGTAGGGACCGTGTTGTGTCGCCCACGTATCGCAGTAGAAGCGGCGACGACGTTCGCGCATCGTATTCATTtcgggaagagaaggtgcgACAAGCTGACCAATGTCAGACCCACGCCTCAGTAACGTCACCAGTGCTGCGCCGTAGCCCGTCCTTCATCACAGTGCCTCCCACAGTGCGAtggtcaccgccaccgccacagcgcaATCTGTCCACTACGGCGGAGGCAAGGCCAGCAAcagcctcctcttccacctctgcTCGCACACGAGCGATGGTTACACTTCACGACGTCTGCGCATATCAGCAGTCGCGGGCACCCTCtttgcagcaacagcggcactgGAGGCCGACAGGCAGCGCCTCCCCGTCTCCACTCgtcttcgcctcctctgcaTGCGCACAAGGACGAGACAAcacagcgccgacgctgcgAGACGTGTATCGTGCGTTAAGAACCTCCGCAGCGGTGATGTGA
- a CDS encoding phosphotransferase, putative (TriTrypDB/GeneDB-style sysID: LpmP.24.0790), protein MRRSTLATPSRPPPSDQHHPQRNTVAAAESAAATSTPGGGAFWIAPQPFDAYIVLDLEATCEAGRRITDPEVIEFPMVLVDPRTATQVAEFQRYVRPVKNPMLSRFCTELTGITQDMVSHRDPFPVVYCEALQFLAKAGLGDAPPLRSYCVVTCGDWDLKTMLPSQIRISGQQGTPLSFQRWCNLKKYMSGLGLRDGGERGGPTDMPDMLRILGLPHQGRHHSGIDDCRNIAAVLCALLKRGLVVDATFATEPFERWHAPAEAQLPALQELRSTLADGAIQHSRDLPPPLSHARTEDNAPQGEKQQQQQQQPTTQARKGRSASQPAFSANLILPALGIDTNRDAVQELLSDTNAATAATSSRVFDKEELKTTSKFMSALLRHKAVQWRVPITSNGYVLLDDVLRQPQMRRKPQVSVQDVARMVRDSDKQRFQLAYGAADGRLYITATQGHSIDGVEPKLRTLTSVEEVPVAIHGTYWEAWKTIQRCGYLSAMTRQHIHFAKGLMNDAQVISGMRNNVQLFIYLDVAAVLADGVALYESTNGVILTPGVGYTRQLPLKYVAKVVDRSSGCIIYPV, encoded by the coding sequence ATGAGGAGGAGTACACTGGCGACGCCCTCTCGGCCTCCACCCTCCGACCAGCACCACCCACAGCGCAACACGGTGGCGGCCGCAGAatcagccgccgccacgtccacacccggcggcggtgccttCTGGATTGCCCCGCAGCCGTTTGACGCGTACATCGTTCTGGACTTGGAGGCGACGTGTGAGGCGGGCCGACGCATCACAGACCCCGAGGTGATCGAGTTCCCGATGGTCCTGGTCGACCCTCGTACCGCAACACAGGTAGCGGAGTTCCAGCGATATGTGCGACCAGTGAAAAATCCCATGCTCTCGCGCTTCTGCACCGAACTGACGGGCATCACGCAAGACATGGTAAGCCACCGCGACCCGTTCCCTGTGGTGTACTGCGAGGCACTGCAGTTTCTGGCCAAGGCCGGACTCGGCGAtgcaccgccactgcgcaGCTACTGCGTTGTCACGTGCGGCGACTGGGACCTGAAGACAATGCTGCCGTCACAGATACGTATCAGCGGGCAGCAAGGCACGCCTCTCTCATTccagcggtggtgcaacCTGAAGAAGTACATGTCGGGGCTGGGCTTGAGGGACGGGGGTGAGCGTGGCGGCCCAACTGATATGCCTGACATGCTGCGGATCCTCGGCCTCCCGCATCAGGGGCGTCATCACAGCGGAATCGACGACTGCCGCAACATCGCCGCAGTTCTTTGCGCATTGCTGAAGCGCGGCCTCGTCGTGGATGCCACTTTTGCTACCGAACCCTTTGAGCGCTGGCACGCGCCGGCAGAGGCACAACTTCCTGCCTTGCAAGAACTGCGTAGCACCTTGGCCGACGGCGCTATACAGCACTCAAGGGAtctgcctccgccgctgtcCCATGCCCGGACAGAGGATAATGCCCCACAAGGggagaaacagcagcagcagcagcagcaaccgaCGACGCAAGCAAGAAAGGGGCGTTCGGCATCCCAACCAGCATTTTCAGCCAACCTCATTTTGCCAGCCCTTGGCATTGATACAAATCGCGATGCTGTGCAGGAGCTTCTCTCCGACACGAatgcagccaccgccgccacctcttcgcGAGTGTTCGATAAGGAGGAACTCAAGACCACATCAAAGTTTATGTCTGCCCTGCTCCGCCATAAGGCGGTCCAGTGGCGAGTGCCCATCACCTCCAATGGCTACGTGCTGCTTGACGACGTCCTGCGTCAACCGCAGATGAGGAGGAAACCGCAAGTCTCAGTGCAGGATGTCGCCAGGATGGTGCGCGACTCTGACAAGCAGCGCTTCCAGTTAGCGTATGGTGCCGCAGACGGCCGTCTCTACATTACTGCCACGCAGGGACACAGCATCGATGGTGTTGAGCCGAAGCTACGAACGCTGACGAGCGTGGAAGAGGTGCCAGTGGCTATCCATGGCACCTACTGGGAGGCCTGGAAGACGATTCAGCGCTGCGGTTACCTCAGCGCCATGACGAGGCAGCACATCCACTTCGCCAAGGGACTCATGAACGACGCACAAGTGATAAGCGGCATGCGCAATAACGTGCAGCTCTTCATATACCTGGACGTCGCGGCAGTGCTCGCGGACGGCGTGGCACTGTATGAGTCCACTAACGGCGTTATCCTCACCCCCGGTGTGGGCTACACGCGTCAGCTGCCTCTCAAGTACGTGGCCAAGGTGGTGgaccgcagcagtggctgcaTCATCTACCCTGTGTGA